Proteins encoded together in one Bacillota bacterium window:
- a CDS encoding (2Fe-2S)-binding protein, translating into MSDATIHVKVNGQDRSLEIPTGMTLLQMVREVLHLTGTKEGCGSGDCGACTVLLDGRPVNSCLVLAVEADGHSITTIEGLAGSDLHPVQRAFLHNGAIQCGFCSPGMMMTATALLAENPNPSEDEVRAALAGNLCRCTGYAKIVQAVLEAGREMAAAKGGVGHGR; encoded by the coding sequence GTGAGCGATGCGACGATCCACGTCAAGGTCAACGGCCAGGACCGTTCCCTCGAGATTCCCACCGGCATGACCCTCCTTCAGATGGTCCGTGAGGTGCTCCACCTCACCGGGACCAAGGAAGGCTGCGGGTCCGGCGATTGCGGCGCCTGCACGGTCCTGCTCGACGGCAGGCCGGTCAATTCCTGTTTGGTGTTGGCCGTCGAGGCCGACGGGCATTCCATTACGACCATCGAAGGCCTGGCGGGATCGGATCTCCATCCGGTCCAGCGGGCCTTCTTGCACAATGGGGCGATCCAGTGTGGCTTCTGTTCACCCGGGATGATGATGACCGCCACGGCCCTTCTGGCCGAGAACCCCAATCCGTCCGAGGACGAGGTCAGGGCGGCCCTTGCCGGCAACCTCTGTCGATGCACCGGTTACGCCAAGATCGTCCAGGCCGTCCTCGAGGCCGGCCGAGAGATGGCGGCCGCCAAAGGTGGGGTGGGCCATGGCCGTTGA